The following proteins are co-located in the Oryzias melastigma strain HK-1 linkage group LG8, ASM292280v2, whole genome shotgun sequence genome:
- the LOC112138558 gene encoding ferritin, middle subunit-like, producing MESQVRQNYHRDCEAAINKMVNMELFASYTYTSMAFYFDRDDVALPGFSHFFKENSHEEREHADKLLSFQNKRGGRIFLQDVKKPDRNEWGSGLEAMQCALQLEKNVNQALLDLHKMSSDRTDPHLCDFLESHYLNEQVESIKKLGDHITNLTRMDAHTNKMAEYLFDKHTLGSKS from the exons ATGGAGTCTCAGGTGCGTCAGAACTACCACCGCGACTGTGAGGCCGCAATCAACAAAATGGTCAACATGGAGCTGTTTGCTTCCTACACCTACACCTCTATG GCCTTCTACTTCGACCGTGACGATGTGGCCCTTCCAGGTTTCTCCCATTTCTTCAAGGAGAACAGCCACGAGGAGAGGGAGCACGCGGACAAACTGCTGTCCTTCCAGAACAAGAGAGGAGGACGCATCTTCCTGCAGGACGTCAAG AAACCTGATCGTAATGAGTGGGGCAGTGGGCTGGAAGCCATGCAGTGCGCCCTGCAGCTGGAGAAGAACGTCAATCAGGCTCTGCTGGACCTGCACAAGATGTCCTCTGACCGCACAGACCCTCAT CTGTGTGACTTCCTGGAGTCTCACTACCTGAACGAACAGGTGGAGTCCATCAAGAAGCTTGGTGACCACATCACCAACCTCACCCGCATGGATGCTCACACCAACAAGATGGCAGAGTATCTGTTTGACAAGCACACCCTGGGCAGCAAGAGCTAA